The genomic interval CAGAGGTTAACTTCGTGACCAACGTCACCCGTGCGCGTCGTCAGGCGCGCCTCTCCCGAGCCCTCGGGCTCCCGCTGACCCCGAAGTCCGTCAAGTACTTCGAGAAGCGCCCGTACCCCCCGGGCGAGCACGGCCGTGCCCGTCGTCGGACCGAGTCCGACTACGCCGTCCGTCTCCGCGAGAAGCAGCGTCTGCGCGCCCAGTACGCGCTGCGCGAGAAGCAGATGCATCGCGCCTACCTGGACGCCCGCAAGGAGTCCGGCCTGACCGGTGAGTCGATGGTCGAGCTGCTCGAGATGCGTCTGGACTCCCTCGTGCTCCGCTCGGGCTTCGCCCGGACCATCCTCCAGGCCCGCCAGGCCGTGACCCACCGTCACGTGCTCGTCGACGGCAAGATCGTGGACCGCCCCTCCTTCCGCGTGAAGGTCGGCCAGACCATCCAGATCAAGCCCAAGAGCCAGGCCATGGAGCCCTTCCAGATCGCCGCCGAGGGGGGCAACGCCGACGTGCTCGCGTCGACCCCGTCGTACCTGTCGGTCGAGCTCCCCGAGCTCAAGGCGAAGCTCGTCTCCCGTCCCAAGCGCGCCGAGGTCCCCGTGACCTGCGAGGTGCAGATGGTCGTGGAGTACTACGCCCGCTGATCCCAGCATCATCGGCGAGAGCCCCGGCAGCCGTACTCCGGTACGCTGACCGGGGCTTTCGCGTCCACCACGCCCCGCACGCCCCTCGCCAGGGCACCAGGAAGGACAACCCTCATGCGCACATCCGAGGTCCGCCGTCGCTATCTCGACTTCTTCGCGAAGAAGCGCCACGAGATCGTGCCCAGCGCCTCGCTGGTCTCCGCGGACCCGTCGATCCTGTTCACCGTGGCCGGCATGGTGCCGTTCATCCCCTACATCGTGGGAACCGAGCGCGCCCCCTGGCCGCGCGCCGCGAGCGTGCAGAAGTGCATCCGCACCAACGACATCGAGAACGTCGGGCGCACGACCCGCCACGGCACGTTCTTCCAGATGGCGGGCAACTTCTCCTTCGGCGACTACTTCAAGGAGGGGGCCATCGACTTCGCGTGGGAGCTGCTGACCTCCTCCCTCGAGGACGGCGGCTACGCCCTGGACGGCGACCGCCTGTGGGTCACCGTCTGGGAGCACGACGAGGAGTCCTACGACGTGCTCACCCGCAGGATCGGGATGGACCCGCGCCACATCGTCAAGCTCACCCGCGAGGAGATCTTCTGGTCGACCGGGCAGCCCGGCCCCGCCGGCCCGTGCGCCGAGTGGCACTACGACCGGGGCCCCGAGTTCGGCCCCGAAGCGGTCGGCGGCACCGTGGACCCGGGCGGCGACCGCTACCTGGAGATCTGGAACCTCGTGTTCGACCAGTTCCTGCGCGGCGAGGGCTCCGGCAAGGACTACCCGCTCCTGGGCGACCTCGAGCAGACCGCGATCGACACCGGGCTGGGCATCGAGCGGCTCGCCTACCTGCTCCAGGGCAAGAACAACATGTACGAGATCGACCAGGTCTTCCCGGTCATCGAGAAGGCCCAGGAGCTGACCGGCAAGGTCTACGGACGCGGCGGCGAGGACGACGTGCGCCTGCGCGTCATCGCCGACCACGTGCGCAGCGCCATGATGCTCGTCTCCGACGGCGTGCGCCCCGGCAACGAGGGCCGCGGCTACGTGCTGCGCCGCCTGATCCGTCGTGCGGTGCGCTCGATGCGCCTGCTGGGCTACGACCGCCCGTCGATGTCCGAGCTGCTGGGCGTCTCCGTGCGGGTGATGGCCGAGTCCTACCCGAGCCTCGAGACCGACTTCGCGCGCATCTCGGACGTCGTCCTCGCCGAGGAGGACGCGTTCCGCCGCACCCTCGAGACCGGCACCGCGATCTTCGACCAGGTCGCCGGCGGCGTGAAGTCCTCCGGCGGCGCGACGGTGTCCGGCCAGGACGCGTTCCGCCTGCACGACACCTACGGCTTCCCGATCGACCTGACCCTCGAGATGGCCGAGGAGGTCGGGCTCCGGGTCGACGAGGAGGGCTTCCGCTCCGCGATGGCCGAGCAGCGCGACCGCGCCCGCGCGGACGCGGCCTCCAAGAAGACCGGCCACACCGACACGGCGCTCTACAACCAGCTGCTGAGCGCGCGCGGCGGCGAGAGCGTGCCCTTCCTCGGCTACACCGACGACACCGCGGCGGCCACCGTCGAGTCGGTGCTGCTGGACGGCCGGCTGGTCCAGCGCGTCGAGGCGCCCGCCGAGGTCGAGGTGATCCTGGACCGCACCCCGTTCTACGCGGAGATGGGCGGCCAGCTCGCCGACCGCGGCCGCATCTCCCTCGAGGGCGGCGGCATCGTCGAGGTCGACGACGTGCAGGCTCCGATCAAGGGGCTGACGGTGCACCGCGGCCGCCTCGTCGAGGGCGCCCTCGAGCAGGGCAGCCCCGCCATCGCGAGCATCGACGTGATGCGGCGCGGCGCGATCGCGCGCGCCCACACCGCGACCCACATGGTCCACAAGGCCCTGCGCGAGGAGCTCGGCGAGAACGCGACCCAGGCGGGCTCGGAGAACTCGCCGGGACGTCTCCGCTTCGACTTCCGCTTCGGCTCGTCCGTGCCGCGGTCCTCCCTCGAGCAGGTCGAGGGGCGCGTCAACACGCTCCTGCAGGACGAGCTCGAGGTCACCGATCAGCAGATGCCGATCGACGAGGCGCGCGCCGCAGGGGCGATGGCCCTGTTCGGCGAGAAGTACGGCAACGTCGTGCGCGTCGTCTCGATCGGCGGGGACTGGTCCAAGGAGCTGTGCGCGGGCACGCACGTGCGCTCGACCGGCTACCTCGGCACCGTCCAGCTCATGGGCGAGGCGTCGATCGGCTCGGGCGTGCGGCGCATCGACGCCCTCGTCGGCCAGAACGCCTACCGCTTCCAGGCCAAGGAACACGCGCTCGTCTCCCAGCTCAGCGAGCTGATGCGGGTGAGCGCCGACGACCTGCCCGAGCGGGTCCGCTCGCTCACCCAGCGCGTCAAGGACATGGAGAAGCAGCTCGCCGCGATGCGCGGCGCCCAGCTGCAGGCGCAGGCGGGCACGCTCGCCGCGCAGGCGATCGAGACGGCCGGCGTCCGCCTGCTCGTGCACGACGCCGGTGAGGGCGTGGGCGCGGGGGATCTGCGCACCCTCGTGACGGACCTGCGGTCGCGGCTCGGCGACGACCTGCCCGCCGTGGTCGCGGTCGCCGGGTCCGCCGACGGCCGTGCCGCGCTCGTGGTCGCGACCAACGCTCCGGCGCGCGAGGCGGGCCTCGCGGCCGGCGCCCTGCTGCGCACGGGCGCCGAGGCGATGGGCGGCCGCGGCGGCGGCAAGGACGACCTCGCCCAGGGCGGCGGCGGAGACCCCGAGCGCTCCGGCGCCGCGCTCGACGCGGTGCGCGCGGCCGTCACGGCGGCAGGGGAGCGGTGACCGGCACGGCGCACGAGGCCGGCGGCGCCCCGGCACGCTTCACGCGCCTGGGCGTCGACGTGGGCGACGTGCGCGTCGGCCTGGCCCGCAGCGACCTCGACGGGCTGCTCGCGACGCCCGTCGAGACCCTCGCGCGACCCGACGCGGCGCGTCGCGTCGCCGAGGTCGCGGCGGCCGAGGAGGCGCGTGTCATCATGGTCGGGCTGCCGCGCTCCCTCGACGGTCACGAGGGCCCGGCGGCGCACAAGGCGCGGAGCTTCTGCGACGAGCTGGCGCCCGCGCTGGACGCGGTCGGCAGCCCCGCCGCGATCCGCCTCATCGACGAGCGTCTGACGACGGTGTCCGCGCATCAGGCGCTGCACACCTCGGGCCGGCGCGGGAAGAAGCACCGCAGCGTGGTGGACCAGGTCGCGGCAGTCATGATCCTGCAGCAGGCGCTCGACGCCGAGCGGGCGACGGGACGCGAGGCCGGTGAGACGTTCGTCCGCACCCCTGCCGGTGCGGACGCCCCTTCCGCGGGGACGAGCCCCCAGGACCAGGAGACCGCATGACGAACGACGACGAATCGCTGCTGGACGAGCTCGCCGGCGCCCACGACGGGGACCACCACGACGAGCACGACCAGCACGAGGACGGCCACGCCGCCCCGGCCAGGGGCCGGCGCCGCGGCGACCGGCATCGTTCGCCCCTGCGCGCGATCCTCCCCGTCCTGCTCGTGGTCGTCGTGCTGCTCGGCGCCGGCATCGGCGGCGTCTACGGCTACCGGTGGGTCACCGGCAACGTCTCCGTGCAGAAGGAGGAGACCGACTACCCGGGCCCCGGCACGGGCGAGGCGACGATCGTCGTGCACGACGGCGACTCCGGCGGCGACATCGCCAAGTCCCTCGTCGAGGCCGACGTCATCAAGTCGACGGGCCCGTTCACGACGCAGTTCGCCAACAGCCCCGACGCCTCCTCGATCTCCCCGGGCACCTACCGGCTCAAGAAGCAGATGAGCTCCTCGGACGCCCTCAAGCTGCTGCTGGATCCGTCGAGCCGGGCCGGCACGCGCGTGACGATCCCCGAGGGCATGCGCATGTCGGCGATGTTCGAGAAGCTCTCGTCGTCCACGGGCATCCCCGTCGCCGACTTCGAGGCCGCGATCAAGGACTACACCGCGCTCGGCGTGCCCGCGAACCCCGCCAACAGCCCCGAGGGCTACTTCTGGCCCGGCACCTACGACGTGCCGGAGGACGCGACCGCGGCCGACGTGCTCACGATGATGGCCGGGCGCATGCAGGACGAGCTCGCCAAGCGCGGCGTCAAGCCCGAGGACGAGCACCGGGTGCTGACCCTCGCCTCGATCGCCGAGAAGGAGGCCCGGTCCTCCGACGACTACGGCAAGGTCGTCCGCACGATCGACAACCGCCTGGCGGGCGTGGGCGAGGCCGGCGGCAACCCCATGCGCCTCCAGCTCGACTCGACCGTCGCGTACGCCTCGGGCAAGAACACGATCTCGACGACGCCCGAGGAGCGCGCCTCGGACTCCCCGTACAACACGTACGTGCACGACGGCCTCCCGATCGGCCCCATCTCCAACCCGGGCGGTGCGACGATCGACGCCGCGCTCAACCCGCCCGACGGCCCATGGCTGTACTGGGTCACCGTCAACACCGACACCGGCGAGACCAAGTTCGCGGCGACCAAGACCGAGCACGACGCCAACGTCCGGGAGTGGCAGGAATGGGCCAAGACGAAGGGATGAGCGTGCCGCGGACGCCCGCCGCTCCGCGGCGCTTCGCGGTCGTCGGCTCGCCGATCGGCCATTCCCTGTCGCCGGTCATGCATCGCGCCGCCTATGCGGCCCTCGGCGTCGAGGACGCCTCCTACGACGCCCACGACGTGCCCGAGGGCCATCTCGCGGCCTTCCTCGAGGGGCCCGTGGGGGAGGACCTGACGGGCCTCAGCGTGACGATGCCGCTCAAGCGCGAGGCCTTCGCGATCGCGACGGAGCGCGATGCGACGGCCGAGGCGCTCGGCATCGCCAACACGCTCGTGCGCCGCGCCGACGGATCCTGGCGCGCCGAGAACCACGACGTGCACGGGATCGTCGCCGCCATCGCCGGCCTCGGGGCCCCCGCTCCGAGGACTGCGACGGTGATCGGCTCGGGGGCCACCGCGCTCAGCGCCGTCGCGGCCCTCGCCGAGCTCGGCGCGCACGACCTCTCCCTCACCGCCCGCCGGGAGGCGGCCCTCGAGCCGCTCGTCGCGCACGCGCGCGCCCTCGGCATGCGGACCCGGATCGAGCCCTGGGCCACGCGCACACGCACCCTCGAGGTCGACGCGGCCGTGTGCGCCCTGGCCCTCCCCGGCGCCCAGGACCTCGCCCGCGAGCTGCGGGAGGACCCCGCCGCGCCCCGTCCGGCCGTGCTCATGGACGTGCTCTACGACCCGTGGCCCGCCCCTGTCGCCGCGGTCCTCGGACGGCGCGGGAGCGCCGTCGCGAGCGGCGTCGACATGCTCGCCCATCAGGCACGACGACAGGTCGAGTCGATGCTGCCGGTGCCGCGCGCCCCCCTCGAGCCGATGCTCGAGGCGGCCTGGGCCGCGCTCGCGGCGCGCGCCTGACGCCGGGTCACGAAAGGGCAAAGACTCGGGCGAGGCGGTCCCCGCTCCGGCCGATCCGTGGTGTGATGCCGAGCACGTGCCTGTCCTGCGACGGGCGCTCCCGGGTCCCCCCGCCCGGGTCTCATCCCCCAGGAGACTCCTCATGTTCGGACATCCCGTGCGCCTCGTGCGCAGGCAGCGCCGAGGCGCCCTCGCGGCCGTCGCCGGCGCCGCCCTGATCGCGGCGGGCCTCGTCGCGCCGCCCGCCCTCGCCGAGGACGACGTCACCGACCTCGGCACCGCCTCCGACCACGGCGCCGAGGCGCCCGCGCTCGACGACACCCGCCTCGACGGCTCCGACACGGCCGTCAGCGGCAAGTACCTGGTGCAGGTCGCCGGGAGCCCCGAGGCCCAGGGCGGCGCCCGCTCCCGCCTGCAGTCGGCCCAGCGCGACGTCGCCGACGACGCGGAGGCCGCCGGCATCGACCTCGCGGTCGAGACGACCTACACCCGCGCCTGGAACGGCATGGCCGTCGCGGTCGACGACGCCGACGTCGGCAAGCTGCGCGCCCTGCCGGGCGTCGAGGGCGTGTTCCCCGTGCTCCAGGTCGCCCTGCCCGACGAGCACGACGCGTCCCCGCAGGACGAGTACGCCAATGCCATGACCGGCGTCGACCAGGTGCAGAAGGTCGACGGTCTCGACGGCAGCGGCATCACCGTCGGCATCATCGACTCCGGCGTCGACTACAACAACCCGGACCTGGGCGGCTCGGGCACCGACGACGAGCGGCGTGACTTCCCCAACGCGCGGGTCACGATGGGCTACGACTTCGTCGGCGACGACTACGACTCCTCCCAGGACGGCGCCGCGCACGCCCCGCGACCCGACGCCTATCCCGACGACTGCGGCGGCCACGGCTCCCACGTCGCCGGGATCGTGGGCGCCGAGGGCGAGGTGACGGGCGTGGCCCCGCACGTCTCGCTCGCCTCCTACCGGATCTTCGGCTGCGAGGGCACGTCGAGCTCCGACGTCATCCTCGCGGCGATGGACCGCGCGTACGCCGACGGCGTCGACGTGGTCAACATGTCCCTCGGCGCCTCGTTCATGACGTGGGGCGACTACCCGACGGCGCAGGTCGCCGACGAGCTGACCGCCAAGGGCGTCGTCGTGGTCGTCTCCGCGGGCAACGAGGGGGAGTCCGGGACCTTCTCGGGCGGCGCCCCCGGTGTCGCCTCGGACGTCATCACGGTCGGCTCGGTCGAGAACTCCCACGCCCGCAGTCCGTACTTCACGGTCGGCAAGACCAAGATCGCGTACACCGCCGCCACGGCGGCGCCGGCGCCGCCCACGAGCGGCAAGGCGCCGCTCGTGTCCGCCGGGCCCGAGTCCGCGGACGCGGCGGCTCCCGTGCTGGGCTGCGACCCGGCGACCGTGCCCCGGGCGACCGGCACGAAGCAGGCGCTGCTCGTCAAGCGCGGCACCTGCTCGTTCTACGACAAGGCGAAGAACGCCCAGGACGCCGGCTACGCCGCGCTCGTGATCCACAACAACAGCGCCGGCGTGATCGCCGCGACCGTCGAGGGCGCCGAGCCCATCACGATCCCCGTCGTGACCATCACGCAGGCCGACGGCGCGCTCCTGCAGGAGCGCATCGCGTCCGGCTCGCCGAAGCTCACGTGGGCCGCCGACCAGGTGGTGCTGCCCAACGCGGGAGCCGGTCTGATGTCGTCGTTCTCGTCCTACGGCCTGACGGCGGACCTCACCCTCAAGCCGGACCTCTCGGCCCCCGGCGGCCAGATCTGGTCGACGCTCCCGCTCGAGGAGGGCGGCCACGGCTCGATGTCGGGCACCTCGATGGCGGCACCACACGTCGCGGGCGCCGCGGCGCTCCTGCTGCAGGAGCACCGCGCATGGAGCCCCGCGCAGATCAAGGGCGCGCTCGTGAGCACGGCCGACCCCATGGACTGGTCGCTCGAGCCCGGTGCCGGCTACCTCGAGCCGGTGCACCGTCAGGGCGCCGGGCTGCTCGACATGGTCGAGGCCGCCGCGACCTCGACCTCGATCGCACAGCCCACCGTCTCCCTCGGCGACAGCGCCGACGGCGGCCACAGCGTGACGGTGCGCGTGCGCAACGACGGGGACACCCCGAAGACCTACAGCGTCGGCGTGCGCCAGGGGGTCGCGACGGGCGGCTCCACGAGCGACCCGAGCTTCGAGGTCGCCGACGCCTCGGTGCGTCTGTCGGCCCGGACGATCACCGTCCAGCCCCACCGCGCCGAGCCGATCACCGTGCGCATCAGCGAGGACTTCGGCGAGGACGGCATCATCTACGGCGGCTGGATCGAGCTGACGAGCGCCGACGAGGATCTCTCGGTGCCGTTCGCCGGGCTCTCGGGCTCCTACAAGAAGCTCACGGTGCTGACCGACCAGGGCATCGGCCTGCCGTCGCTCGCGAGCGCGGACGCCGCCGGCGATCTCTCGCTCGTGGGGGAGGGCGCGACCTTCACGATGAGCGGGAACGACGTGCCCCACCTCGTCTACCACCTCGAGTACCCGGCCCGCCGCATGGAGGTCGTGGCGTACCACGCCAAGGCCGACGGCACGAAGGGCAAGCTCGTGAACCCCGCCGTGGGGCAGGTCGCCTCCGAGGACTTCCTGGGCCGCGACACCGACTACGAGGTGTTCTCGTGGGACGGCTCGTACCCGAACAAGAACGACAAGCTCAAGCAGGTCAAGGACGGGCAGTACATCCTCGAGCTGCGCGTGCTGAAGGCCTCGGGAAGCGCGTCCCGGGCCAAGGACTGGGAGGTGTGGACCTCTCCGGCGTTCACCGTCCAGCGCGGCGGCGACCAGCAGTGACGGCAGCAGGCAGGTGACGGCAGCGGGCGCCTGAGCGCCTGCTGCCGGACTTGCCCGTGGCGGCGGCAGGGGGAGCCCGGCTCCGCCTGCTGCCGCCGGCGCGTTCAGGCGGCGGGGCCCGCTCCCGCGTAGCCGAGCTGACGCCACGCCTCGTAGACCGCGATCGAGGCGGCGCCCGCGAGGTTCAGGGAGCGGCGGGCGGGCAGCATCGGGATCCGCACCCGGGCGGTCACGCGCGGGTGCGCCATGACGTCCTCGGGCAGTCCCGTGGGCTCGGCGCCGAACAGCAGCACGTCGTCCTCGCGATAGGCGACGTCGGCGAAGGAGAGCTCGGTGTGCGAGGTGAAGGCGAACACGCGCGCGCCGGGCACCGCGTCGAACGCGGCCTCGATGTCCGCATGCACGGTCGTGCTCGCGAGATCGTGGTAGTCCAGGCCCGCGCGGCGCAGCTTGGCGTCCTCGAGGTCGAAGCCGAGCGGCT from Brachybacterium huguangmaarense carries:
- the mltG gene encoding endolytic transglycosylase MltG, with the protein product MTNDDESLLDELAGAHDGDHHDEHDQHEDGHAAPARGRRRGDRHRSPLRAILPVLLVVVVLLGAGIGGVYGYRWVTGNVSVQKEETDYPGPGTGEATIVVHDGDSGGDIAKSLVEADVIKSTGPFTTQFANSPDASSISPGTYRLKKQMSSSDALKLLLDPSSRAGTRVTIPEGMRMSAMFEKLSSSTGIPVADFEAAIKDYTALGVPANPANSPEGYFWPGTYDVPEDATAADVLTMMAGRMQDELAKRGVKPEDEHRVLTLASIAEKEARSSDDYGKVVRTIDNRLAGVGEAGGNPMRLQLDSTVAYASGKNTISTTPEERASDSPYNTYVHDGLPIGPISNPGGATIDAALNPPDGPWLYWVTVNTDTGETKFAATKTEHDANVREWQEWAKTKG
- the alaS gene encoding alanine--tRNA ligase; the protein is MRTSEVRRRYLDFFAKKRHEIVPSASLVSADPSILFTVAGMVPFIPYIVGTERAPWPRAASVQKCIRTNDIENVGRTTRHGTFFQMAGNFSFGDYFKEGAIDFAWELLTSSLEDGGYALDGDRLWVTVWEHDEESYDVLTRRIGMDPRHIVKLTREEIFWSTGQPGPAGPCAEWHYDRGPEFGPEAVGGTVDPGGDRYLEIWNLVFDQFLRGEGSGKDYPLLGDLEQTAIDTGLGIERLAYLLQGKNNMYEIDQVFPVIEKAQELTGKVYGRGGEDDVRLRVIADHVRSAMMLVSDGVRPGNEGRGYVLRRLIRRAVRSMRLLGYDRPSMSELLGVSVRVMAESYPSLETDFARISDVVLAEEDAFRRTLETGTAIFDQVAGGVKSSGGATVSGQDAFRLHDTYGFPIDLTLEMAEEVGLRVDEEGFRSAMAEQRDRARADAASKKTGHTDTALYNQLLSARGGESVPFLGYTDDTAAATVESVLLDGRLVQRVEAPAEVEVILDRTPFYAEMGGQLADRGRISLEGGGIVEVDDVQAPIKGLTVHRGRLVEGALEQGSPAIASIDVMRRGAIARAHTATHMVHKALREELGENATQAGSENSPGRLRFDFRFGSSVPRSSLEQVEGRVNTLLQDELEVTDQQMPIDEARAAGAMALFGEKYGNVVRVVSIGGDWSKELCAGTHVRSTGYLGTVQLMGEASIGSGVRRIDALVGQNAYRFQAKEHALVSQLSELMRVSADDLPERVRSLTQRVKDMEKQLAAMRGAQLQAQAGTLAAQAIETAGVRLLVHDAGEGVGAGDLRTLVTDLRSRLGDDLPAVVAVAGSADGRAALVVATNAPAREAGLAAGALLRTGAEAMGGRGGGKDDLAQGGGGDPERSGAALDAVRAAVTAAGER
- a CDS encoding S8 family serine peptidase, which encodes MFGHPVRLVRRQRRGALAAVAGAALIAAGLVAPPALAEDDVTDLGTASDHGAEAPALDDTRLDGSDTAVSGKYLVQVAGSPEAQGGARSRLQSAQRDVADDAEAAGIDLAVETTYTRAWNGMAVAVDDADVGKLRALPGVEGVFPVLQVALPDEHDASPQDEYANAMTGVDQVQKVDGLDGSGITVGIIDSGVDYNNPDLGGSGTDDERRDFPNARVTMGYDFVGDDYDSSQDGAAHAPRPDAYPDDCGGHGSHVAGIVGAEGEVTGVAPHVSLASYRIFGCEGTSSSDVILAAMDRAYADGVDVVNMSLGASFMTWGDYPTAQVADELTAKGVVVVVSAGNEGESGTFSGGAPGVASDVITVGSVENSHARSPYFTVGKTKIAYTAATAAPAPPTSGKAPLVSAGPESADAAAPVLGCDPATVPRATGTKQALLVKRGTCSFYDKAKNAQDAGYAALVIHNNSAGVIAATVEGAEPITIPVVTITQADGALLQERIASGSPKLTWAADQVVLPNAGAGLMSSFSSYGLTADLTLKPDLSAPGGQIWSTLPLEEGGHGSMSGTSMAAPHVAGAAALLLQEHRAWSPAQIKGALVSTADPMDWSLEPGAGYLEPVHRQGAGLLDMVEAAATSTSIAQPTVSLGDSADGGHSVTVRVRNDGDTPKTYSVGVRQGVATGGSTSDPSFEVADASVRLSARTITVQPHRAEPITVRISEDFGEDGIIYGGWIELTSADEDLSVPFAGLSGSYKKLTVLTDQGIGLPSLASADAAGDLSLVGEGATFTMSGNDVPHLVYHLEYPARRMEVVAYHAKADGTKGKLVNPAVGQVASEDFLGRDTDYEVFSWDGSYPNKNDKLKQVKDGQYILELRVLKASGSASRAKDWEVWTSPAFTVQRGGDQQ
- a CDS encoding tRNA (cytidine(34)-2'-O)-methyltransferase, giving the protein MLHVIFHEPRIAGNTGNAIRLSAVTGCHLHLVEPLGFDLEDAKLRRAGLDYHDLASTTVHADIEAAFDAVPGARVFAFTSHTELSFADVAYREDDVLLFGAEPTGLPEDVMAHPRVTARVRIPMLPARRSLNLAGAASIAVYEAWRQLGYAGAGPAA
- the ruvX gene encoding Holliday junction resolvase RuvX; this translates as MTGTAHEAGGAPARFTRLGVDVGDVRVGLARSDLDGLLATPVETLARPDAARRVAEVAAAEEARVIMVGLPRSLDGHEGPAAHKARSFCDELAPALDAVGSPAAIRLIDERLTTVSAHQALHTSGRRGKKHRSVVDQVAAVMILQQALDAERATGREAGETFVRTPAGADAPSAGTSPQDQETA
- the rpsD gene encoding 30S ribosomal protein S4; this translates as MTNVTRARRQARLSRALGLPLTPKSVKYFEKRPYPPGEHGRARRRTESDYAVRLREKQRLRAQYALREKQMHRAYLDARKESGLTGESMVELLEMRLDSLVLRSGFARTILQARQAVTHRHVLVDGKIVDRPSFRVKVGQTIQIKPKSQAMEPFQIAAEGGNADVLASTPSYLSVELPELKAKLVSRPKRAEVPVTCEVQMVVEYYAR
- a CDS encoding shikimate dehydrogenase family protein, translated to MSVPRTPAAPRRFAVVGSPIGHSLSPVMHRAAYAALGVEDASYDAHDVPEGHLAAFLEGPVGEDLTGLSVTMPLKREAFAIATERDATAEALGIANTLVRRADGSWRAENHDVHGIVAAIAGLGAPAPRTATVIGSGATALSAVAALAELGAHDLSLTARREAALEPLVAHARALGMRTRIEPWATRTRTLEVDAAVCALALPGAQDLARELREDPAAPRPAVLMDVLYDPWPAPVAAVLGRRGSAVASGVDMLAHQARRQVESMLPVPRAPLEPMLEAAWAALAARA